The sequence GAATGCTCCAACGGCCATTCCTGCAAGAGCAGTACCAAATATGGTTATTAAAATGGCAGATACTATTCCTCCAAATGCTCCGGCAACAGTGGCATTCCAGAAGCCATTAAATGTTCCTATCACCCACCATTATTCCAACAACAAAACATGCTATAAACAAGCCTAATATGCCACCCCATAGTGGAAAATAAATTCGCTTGATAAAATTTTAATAATGAGGAGATTAATTTATTTGTAATCTAAATCTCCTAGATTATAAAGCTTCTGTAGGCTAGAAGCGTGACTTATTTCGTAAAGAGCGTAAGGATTGTTGAAATAAGGATCTATAAGGCCTTTAGCAATATAGTAATAAGCTGCAAAACGCCCATATTCTTTCCAAACAATCTGTACATATAATGGGAATCCACAGCCAGGATTTATGAAAATTCCACCGGTTCTCACATTACCATGGTTTACCATAGGAATAGGTCCTTCCTGGCCGTGTTTTTTCCCCACCTTGTTTACATAAGCCAGTGCATCATCCAAATTATCAAATTCAATACCATCCGCACGGTAATGGTATTTGCTGTAATCGGGCCCAAATATGAATGTGCTGACTACTTCGCTCCAGCTAATATCTGTACGTAGGCCATTCGGATCTACCATGGCCAGCTCGATTATAGTAACATTGCCTTGCTTAAACTGACGATAATTAGAATCACCTGCAAAATGAACCACCAGTGCACATTTAGAGCCTCTTTTTTCCGCGTACTGAGCTAACAATTCTGCATGGGGGTGGTTAGGGTACATGTCTGGATTAGCCAGTTTAACCAGGGCTAAACGCCCCACTGGCTCCACAAGCCCAGTTTGAGTTGATATAAAGAAGTAGGAACCAAAAATTAGGACAACGACCATAGTTACTAGCAAAAATTTTGACATTAAAATCCTCGAAAAAATTTATTATTATTATTTATTTTTATTTTTAATTGGTATTTGGGTTAATTTCTTTTAATAAATACTAAAATATTATTTCCAGTTTATATTGAAATAATGAATATTAGAATATACATTATAAACTATTTTTTATATACATTTTTCTGAATATTTTATAAATGTCATGATATTAAAGTATTTGGTGAAATTTTATATTAATTTTCTATTTTTTAAAATTCATTTCATAAGTTTTCTAAGGAATTAAAAATTAATCTGACTAAATTTTGATTCTAAACCTAATAATTTCAAAAATCAGATTATTTAAATTCAAATTCTTTTTTATATCTTAATTCCAGTAATTCAAATTTCAAAAGGTTTTATATGAGTTTTATATATTTTATAGTTCCATCTAAGTGACTTAAGAGAGTATTTACTAGTTTAAGGCCTAATTTTTCGGGCTTTTCAATATCTATATTTTCATCATCCCTACACCATTATTTTGAGGACTATGTTTTGTTTTATTTGATGAACTAACACTTATGGAGATTATAACTGTTGTCCTTGGAGGAAATGCATGTTCATTGTCTTTCAATTCTGGAGGTACATTATCATTACCCGGGATAAGCTAATGATCACTCATTAGTTTGTGGCGTGCATGTAAGGTGCATTCTCTAAAAGAAGCAAGGGATTATTATTTCATGTATTGTTTTTACTCTTAAAATCTTCAAATAAAAAATTTTGCAATTAAAACGCAATTTTTATATTCAAAAGAATTATAATAAGTTAATTAGAGGATGTTTCATGGAAGAAAAAGTACAAATTGGTTGGATTACCTTAATTGTTGTCTCACTGTCAGCTTTTGTAATTGCTTTAGATACTACATTTATGAATGTGGCCATAACTACTCTGGTTAAAGATCTAAACACAACTGTGGGAACTATTCAGTTTATAATTGCTATCTATGCACTCACCATGGCAGCACTAATGTTAATCGGCGGAAAACTCCAGGATGTAATGGGTAAAAAGCGCACATTTCTTATTGGGGCTGCTATTTATGGTATTGGAACTACTATTGCTGCTTTGAGCTTTAACCCATTCATGTTACTTATTGGATGGTCTATTTTAGAAGGCATTGGTGCCGCTTTAATGACTCCGGCCACAGCATCTATTATCAGTGGAACCTATCATGGTAATGACCGTACATTTGCCCTGGCCATATGGACTGCAATGGCCGGAGTGGCTGCAGCGATTGGGCCATTATTTGGGGGATTTTTAACTACATTCTTTAGTTGGAGGTGGGGGTTTGGTCTGGAATTGCTTATTATATTAACCATTCTTGCTTATTCTGGTCATATTAAATACTTCAAACCAATTATGGAACGTTCAGATATCGATGTTTTGGGAGCCATACTTTCTGCGGTAGGTATAGTGGTCCTGGTATTGGGCGTTTTATTACTTAACTCATTTAAAACATGGGGCTATGCTCCTTACTGTATGGGGGCTGGAATTTTAATTCTTATTGTATTTTATTTCTATGAAAAAAGTAGAATTGCTCAGAATAAAATACCCCTATTTGATGTTCATTTACTTAAAAATAGGGATTTCACGTTAGGAACCAGCACACGTCTCCTAATGAATCTAGCTCTAGCAGGAACAGTATTTGTAATGCCAGTGTTCTTGCAGGCAGTATCTGGTGCGGATGCATTCACTACGGGGCTGATTTTAATGCCGCTTACAGTAGGATTACTTGTATTCTCCATTATCGCCTCAAAGATTTCTGGAAGGCTTCCCCATAGAACTATAATTGCTATGGGATTCGCTGTTGCATTATTGGGAGCAATTATTCTCAGATCTCAGTTCAGTTTATATACTCAACTTATTGATTTAGTTCCGGGCATGTTCTGTTTGGGTGTGGGCCTGGGATTGTCCATTCCACTAACGGCGGATGTGATACTTACTAGTGCCGGTGATAAAAAACAGGCGGATGCTTCAGGATTCATGTCAACTGGTGCTAATTTGGGTTCTTCCATGGGAACTGCAGTTATAGGAGTTATATTAATTCTGGGAGCCATTAGTGGAATGTACACAGCTATAGATGCTAATTATCCAGATCAAATAACCAAGCAGCAGTATAAAGAAAACATAGGCTTTTATTTTGAAAAATTAAAGACAGCTAATATAGAACAATTAAAAAATCAAAAGTCTGTAGCGTCTAATATGGTAAATACTACTATAACAACGGCTATGAAATATGCTATGGATGCAGTATCTCTTTTCATGCTTTTAGGCCTAATATTGGCTTTATTTTTGAGGCCTATCAGTAAAGAGGGATGAATAATTATTCTTTTTCCAATTAATTAAATTATTTTCAAAAAATTATTTATAAAACTCAGTGATATTTTAATCAATGACGATTAGAAATTCATATCTAGATAACCAAATATATTGGACCAAGGGTGAAAGAGGATGGTCTATGGTTATAATGCCTGAAAGTATACGTATAGATAATTTTCATGGATATTGTCATATCCACCTCCACGAAAAAAAGAATTATCATACTATAAAAGATGATACCTTTGATAATATTTACAATCTACTTGTGGAACATCTGGAAAGAAATAAAGGAATTGATGTGTCAGAACTAGAAAAGGAGCTTGAATAATGAAAATAACTTTATCAAGAAATATAAATGGCCTTGATTTAATTAAAGGTTTTTAAAATACATGGGTGGTAGAACTATAATTCCCTGAAAATTTAATCATAAGAATTCAAGTTTTTAGGAACTATGATAGAATCACTGATTAATAAAAAGAATTCTTTTTTAGAATCTCTATCTATAATGTTTGTATTGCGTTTAACTTTAATTATAACAAATTGCTATTTAGTTGATATTAATTTTTATTATTATAATAAAATAAACTATATAAGAATCTTTATAAAACTATCTATTATGATTGATTTGAAAATAGAATCAAAAATTCTAATATTATTACTTCTTATCTTAACTATTGCTAGTGTGCCGGTTTATGCACAGGATTCAATATCTATAAATAATTCAACTTATGGGATAGATTATACACAAAAAACACCTCAGGTAAATACATCTAGCCAAAGGACATATTATATCACTCCATACACCAAACCATGTAATAAGAAGATTTTGAAGTATA is a genomic window of Methanobacteriales archaeon HGW-Methanobacteriales-1 containing:
- a CDS encoding MFS transporter, whose amino-acid sequence is MRGCFMEEKVQIGWITLIVVSLSAFVIALDTTFMNVAITTLVKDLNTTVGTIQFIIAIYALTMAALMLIGGKLQDVMGKKRTFLIGAAIYGIGTTIAALSFNPFMLLIGWSILEGIGAALMTPATASIISGTYHGNDRTFALAIWTAMAGVAAAIGPLFGGFLTTFFSWRWGFGLELLIILTILAYSGHIKYFKPIMERSDIDVLGAILSAVGIVVLVLGVLLLNSFKTWGYAPYCMGAGILILIVFYFYEKSRIAQNKIPLFDVHLLKNRDFTLGTSTRLLMNLALAGTVFVMPVFLQAVSGADAFTTGLILMPLTVGLLVFSIIASKISGRLPHRTIIAMGFAVALLGAIILRSQFSLYTQLIDLVPGMFCLGVGLGLSIPLTADVILTSAGDKKQADASGFMSTGANLGSSMGTAVIGVILILGAISGMYTAIDANYPDQITKQQYKENIGFYFEKLKTANIEQLKNQKSVASNMVNTTITTAMKYAMDAVSLFMLLGLILALFLRPISKEG